A window from Parafrankia irregularis encodes these proteins:
- a CDS encoding SDR family oxidoreductase, with the protein MSPGNGERGRRTFRDRCGVAHPPFASPARALAPEDLKKEEGCMSYRALVTGAGRDGGIGQAIVKRLEVDGMEVLTLDKLPGCTWQVDLATDELPDFGQVDVYVANAAITTLFGAAHTFSREKWQLDLDINLTGTFRVLQKCLAGMRERRYGRIVVISSTSGTQGMPAQVSYATSKAGLIGMVKTVAAENVRLGVTANCVLPGMTASSGILGMPEPIKDAWLDSLPNGFVDPDDIANAVAFFAAPESAMVTGQLLTVDGGDALNTRSVTSSVARPGQA; encoded by the coding sequence GTGTCGCCGGGCAACGGCGAGCGCGGCCGGCGCACCTTCCGTGACCGGTGCGGTGTCGCGCATCCGCCGTTTGCCAGTCCGGCTCGTGCGCTCGCGCCCGAGGACCTGAAGAAGGAGGAAGGCTGTATGTCCTACCGGGCGCTGGTGACGGGAGCGGGCCGCGACGGCGGCATCGGCCAGGCCATCGTGAAGCGACTCGAGGTGGACGGCATGGAAGTGCTCACGCTCGACAAGCTCCCGGGGTGCACCTGGCAGGTCGACCTCGCCACCGACGAGTTGCCCGACTTCGGGCAGGTGGACGTGTACGTCGCCAACGCGGCCATCACGACGCTGTTCGGTGCCGCGCATACCTTTTCGCGCGAGAAGTGGCAGCTCGACCTGGACATCAATCTCACGGGAACGTTCCGTGTTCTGCAGAAGTGCCTGGCAGGCATGCGTGAACGCCGCTACGGCCGGATCGTAGTGATCTCCTCCACCTCCGGCACGCAGGGCATGCCCGCCCAGGTGTCATACGCGACCAGCAAGGCGGGGCTCATCGGGATGGTGAAGACCGTGGCGGCCGAGAACGTCCGCCTCGGCGTCACCGCCAACTGCGTCCTGCCGGGCATGACCGCATCGTCGGGCATCCTCGGAATGCCTGAGCCGATCAAGGATGCCTGGCTGGACAGCCTGCCGAACGGTTTCGTGGATCCCGATGACATCGCCAACGCGGTGGCGTTCTTCGCCGCCCCGGAGTCCGCAATGGTGACCGGGCAGCTGCTCACGGTCGACGGTGGCGACGCCCTCAACACCAGGTCGGTCACCTCGTCGGTTGCCCGACCTGGGCAGGCCTGA
- a CDS encoding MaoC family dehydratase yields the protein MTVGFHSAGTGGAAAVGPGSGTLRQRQRQRQRQRQRRRDCADAPDEEDAVALQITGAELVGASDLDLGASPWRVVDQRRVDAFADATDDQQWIHVDPERAATGPFGGTIAHGYLTLSLVPAMLKELLTITDHGRGTNYGLERVRFTSPVRVGSEIRLAASIKDGRRRDDGGVQYRVALAIQVRGQDRPAMVAESIYLTYPAESFAR from the coding sequence GTGACTGTCGGTTTCCACAGCGCCGGGACCGGCGGGGCCGCCGCGGTCGGCCCAGGCTCAGGCACACTGCGGCAGCGGCAGCGGCAGCGGCAGCGGCAGCGGCAGCGGCGACGCGACTGCGCGGACGCCCCGGACGAGGAGGACGCGGTGGCACTGCAGATCACGGGAGCCGAGCTGGTCGGGGCAAGCGACCTGGACCTGGGCGCTTCGCCGTGGCGGGTCGTGGACCAGCGGCGGGTCGACGCCTTCGCGGATGCCACGGACGATCAGCAGTGGATCCACGTCGATCCCGAGCGCGCCGCGACCGGGCCCTTCGGCGGGACCATCGCGCACGGATACCTGACGCTCTCACTCGTGCCCGCGATGCTCAAGGAGCTGCTCACCATCACCGATCACGGACGAGGCACCAACTACGGCCTCGAGCGGGTGCGATTCACCTCGCCGGTCCGGGTCGGGTCCGAGATCCGGCTCGCGGCGTCAATCAAGGACGGCAGACGGCGCGACGACGGCGGTGTGCAGTACCGGGTCGCGCTCGCCATCCAGGTGCGAGGACAGGACCGCCCCGCCATGGTCGCAGAGTCGATCTATCTCACCTATCCCGCAGAGTCGTTCGCCCGCTAG
- a CDS encoding thioesterase family protein, with the protein MTSPTTHALSWELVRQVPSLVEAKVEPEFIDFNGHMNVRYYLDKGAEGADQLCRAVGIDEAYRRDRRMGVFTAEHHLRYLSELQAGDAFSVHARVLDCSDKVTHLMAFLVDQARERLSCTVEIVLVHVGLDDRRPRPFPEDVAAGWDRLVHESRALPWDAPVCGSMGVRR; encoded by the coding sequence ATGACGTCTCCGACGACGCACGCGCTCTCCTGGGAGCTGGTCAGGCAGGTCCCGTCCCTGGTCGAGGCCAAGGTCGAGCCGGAGTTCATCGACTTCAACGGACACATGAACGTCCGTTACTACCTCGACAAGGGCGCCGAGGGGGCCGACCAGCTGTGCCGCGCCGTCGGGATCGACGAGGCCTACCGGCGGGACCGGAGAATGGGTGTCTTCACCGCCGAGCACCACCTCCGGTACCTGTCCGAGCTGCAGGCCGGTGACGCCTTCTCGGTGCATGCCCGGGTCCTGGACTGTTCGGACAAGGTGACCCACCTGATGGCGTTCCTGGTCGACCAGGCCCGGGAGAGGCTCTCCTGCACGGTGGAGATTGTCCTCGTGCATGTGGGCCTGGACGACCGGAGACCCCGGCCGTTCCCGGAGGACGTCGCCGCCGGCTGGGATCGGCTGGTCCACGAGTCCAGGGCTCTGCCATGGGATGCGCCGGTGTGCGGCTCGATGGGTGTGCGTCGCTGA
- a CDS encoding ABC transporter ATP-binding protein, whose product MSAILEFRHVDASYGGATILRDVSFAVGSGETVGLVGRNGAGKSTTLLAVYGVPTTQGDILVDGVPLAGRAHVPTSRGVSLVPQGKRIFPNLTVEENITLGRASRRTGTWTLDAVFELFPNLARGRRRHGTALSGGEQQMLAIARALMAEPALLMLDEPTEGLAPVVIDAIVEALKEIRARGTALLLVEQHIGMIQKLADRYLALRGGKLVGDGPVARLQDRAVQELIAL is encoded by the coding sequence ATGAGCGCGATCCTGGAGTTCCGTCATGTTGACGCCTCCTACGGCGGCGCGACAATCCTGCGGGACGTCTCGTTCGCCGTCGGCTCCGGGGAGACCGTGGGCCTCGTGGGCCGCAACGGCGCGGGAAAGTCGACCACTCTCCTCGCCGTCTACGGCGTGCCGACCACCCAAGGCGACATTCTCGTCGACGGCGTACCTCTCGCCGGGCGCGCGCACGTGCCCACCTCGCGCGGGGTCTCCCTGGTGCCCCAGGGCAAGAGGATCTTTCCCAACCTGACCGTCGAGGAGAACATCACGCTCGGCCGTGCGTCGCGCCGCACGGGCACGTGGACGCTCGACGCCGTCTTCGAGCTCTTCCCGAACCTGGCGCGGGGAAGACGTCGGCACGGCACCGCGCTCAGCGGTGGTGAACAGCAGATGCTGGCCATCGCCCGGGCACTCATGGCCGAGCCGGCCCTGCTGATGTTGGACGAGCCCACCGAGGGCCTGGCGCCTGTGGTCATCGACGCGATCGTCGAGGCGCTGAAGGAGATCCGTGCCCGTGGCACCGCGCTCCTGCTGGTCGAGCAGCACATAGGCATGATCCAGAAGCTGGCGGACCGCTACCTCGCACTGCGCGGCGGGAAGCTGGTCGGTGACGGCCCGGTCGCGCGGCTGCAGGACCGCGCCGTGCAGGAGCTCATCGCTCTCTGA
- a CDS encoding ABC transporter ATP-binding protein — protein MAVFEASGLSVRYGAVAANKNIDIALVQGCVHGVIGPNGAGKSTFIDALSGRRRPSSGRVLLDGEDITRRSVRWRRAHGISRSFQRTSVFASMTVGAQLSMVARRNAEPDLAGIIDTLGLGEVVDRVCGEIAYGTQRAVDLAIALIGRPRVVLLDEPCAGLVADEAGRMLRHVRDLCRERDVAALLVEHDVEGVFRTCDTITVLDLGEVLSSGPPEEVRADPRVIRAYLGSAA, from the coding sequence ATGGCCGTGTTCGAAGCCAGCGGGCTGTCGGTACGTTACGGCGCCGTCGCGGCAAACAAGAACATCGATATCGCCCTGGTCCAGGGGTGTGTGCACGGCGTGATCGGTCCGAACGGCGCGGGCAAATCCACCTTCATCGACGCGCTGTCCGGGCGTCGGCGCCCGTCGTCGGGCCGGGTGCTCCTCGACGGTGAGGACATCACCCGCCGATCCGTCCGCTGGCGGCGCGCCCACGGAATCTCGCGATCCTTCCAGCGCACCAGCGTCTTCGCGTCCATGACGGTGGGCGCCCAGCTGAGCATGGTCGCGCGCAGGAACGCCGAGCCCGACCTGGCCGGGATCATCGACACGCTCGGCCTGGGCGAGGTGGTCGACCGGGTCTGCGGTGAGATCGCCTACGGCACCCAGCGGGCGGTCGACCTGGCCATCGCCCTCATCGGCCGGCCACGCGTCGTGCTCCTGGACGAGCCGTGCGCGGGTCTGGTCGCCGACGAGGCGGGCCGGATGCTGCGGCACGTGCGCGACCTGTGCCGGGAGCGCGACGTCGCGGCGCTGCTGGTGGAGCACGATGTGGAAGGCGTCTTCCGGACCTGCGACACGATCACCGTGCTCGACCTCGGCGAGGTTCTCAGCTCCGGCCCGCCGGAGGAGGTCCGGGCCGACCCCCGGGTCATCCGCGCCTACCTGGGGAGCGCGGCATGA
- a CDS encoding branched-chain amino acid ABC transporter permease, protein MTATTTAEVTASGTAPEAGRRPSRRLLLGLAVATVVLVAGLAMPSVVADAYTMGLAVEAALLGLLALGIGFLARHLGLISLGHTAFFGGAAYAVGIAVNRWGWDPLPSVLFGVLVGTVIAVLMGVLVVRASGMGFLMLTLALSQALYQLCVQTAFRPLTGAYDGLLIGLDADSSFVGLSPADLQDPGRFWPVVWVPLAVGLVVVWLVGRSRFGTTLEGIRENEERMRFSGYNTFLPRLAAFVLSGLLASLGGALFALNAAYVSPDLLGFAQAGDSLIAAMVGGLGTLAGPLVGTALYVWGESRLNSGANLPLYTGVALIVVLVFLPGGITGTLQRLWKRVKR, encoded by the coding sequence ATGACCGCGACCACCACGGCTGAGGTGACTGCCAGCGGGACAGCTCCCGAAGCGGGGCGAAGGCCGAGCCGCAGGCTGCTGCTCGGGCTCGCCGTGGCCACCGTCGTGCTGGTGGCCGGCCTGGCGATGCCGTCCGTCGTCGCCGACGCCTACACGATGGGCCTGGCGGTCGAGGCCGCGCTGCTGGGCCTGCTCGCCCTCGGGATCGGTTTCCTGGCCCGACATCTCGGCCTGATCAGTCTCGGCCACACGGCGTTCTTCGGCGGTGCGGCCTACGCGGTCGGCATCGCGGTGAACCGCTGGGGCTGGGACCCGCTGCCGTCGGTGCTGTTCGGGGTTCTTGTCGGCACAGTCATCGCGGTGCTCATGGGCGTCCTTGTGGTCCGCGCCTCGGGCATGGGCTTTCTCATGCTGACGCTGGCTCTCTCGCAGGCGCTCTACCAGCTCTGCGTGCAGACGGCCTTCCGCCCACTCACCGGAGCGTACGACGGCCTGCTGATCGGCCTGGACGCCGACTCCTCCTTCGTGGGGCTCTCGCCGGCGGACCTGCAGGACCCCGGTCGTTTCTGGCCCGTCGTCTGGGTTCCGCTGGCGGTGGGCCTCGTCGTCGTGTGGCTGGTCGGGCGGTCCCGCTTCGGGACGACTCTCGAAGGGATACGCGAGAACGAGGAGCGGATGCGCTTCTCCGGCTACAACACCTTCCTGCCCCGGCTGGCCGCCTTCGTTCTCTCGGGATTGCTGGCGTCGCTCGGGGGTGCGTTGTTCGCCCTCAACGCCGCCTACGTCTCACCCGACCTCCTGGGCTTCGCCCAGGCCGGCGACTCGCTGATCGCGGCCATGGTGGGTGGGCTCGGCACGCTGGCCGGGCCGCTGGTCGGCACCGCACTGTACGTGTGGGGCGAGTCGCGGCTGAACTCCGGCGCCAACCTGCCGCTGTACACCGGCGTCGCACTCATCGTCGTTCTGGTCTTCCTGCCCGGTGGCATCACCGGGACCCTGCAGCGTCTCTGGAAGCGGGTGAAGCGCTGA
- a CDS encoding branched-chain amino acid ABC transporter permease has product MNAAQVLNGIALGSLLMVLSSGLAMIYGLRGVTNFAHGALYMTGAYIGYSVARHLDFWLALLLVPLALTAIGVLLELVFFRPLQGRSHMEVGLVTFGLALIAERLVVLAWGEKTLSLDPPPGLRGTTSLFGVHYPTYRLGVIVIAAALAAALVLWLRHTRTGLYIRAASQDIETAAIMGVDVNRISIIVVSLGAALAGLAGILAAPYISVDPSMGGRFLITVLIVVVVGGVGSVGGAMAAGMGLGVIQTLITVWSPSVSVLVPYAALVVVLLWRPRGLAGRRAS; this is encoded by the coding sequence ATGAACGCGGCCCAGGTCCTCAACGGCATCGCGCTCGGCTCCCTTCTCATGGTGCTGAGCTCCGGGCTGGCGATGATCTACGGACTCCGGGGCGTCACGAACTTCGCCCATGGAGCGCTCTACATGACCGGCGCCTACATCGGCTACTCGGTGGCCCGGCACCTCGACTTCTGGCTCGCGCTCCTGCTGGTGCCGCTCGCTCTCACGGCGATCGGAGTGCTCCTTGAGCTCGTGTTCTTTCGGCCCCTGCAGGGCCGGTCCCACATGGAGGTCGGCCTGGTGACGTTTGGACTGGCGCTGATAGCCGAGCGCCTGGTGGTGCTCGCCTGGGGGGAGAAGACCCTATCGCTGGACCCGCCTCCCGGGCTGCGGGGCACCACGTCCCTGTTCGGCGTGCACTACCCGACCTATCGGCTCGGTGTCATCGTGATCGCGGCGGCCCTGGCCGCCGCGCTTGTCCTCTGGCTGCGGCACACCCGCACCGGGCTGTACATCAGGGCGGCGAGCCAGGACATCGAGACGGCCGCGATCATGGGCGTCGACGTCAACCGGATCAGCATCATCGTCGTGAGTCTCGGTGCGGCGCTCGCGGGTCTCGCCGGAATTCTCGCGGCACCTTACATCTCGGTGGATCCGTCGATGGGGGGCCGGTTCCTCATCACCGTGCTCATTGTCGTCGTCGTCGGCGGCGTGGGCAGTGTCGGCGGGGCGATGGCCGCCGGCATGGGCCTCGGTGTCATCCAGACTCTCATCACCGTCTGGTCGCCGAGCGTCTCCGTCCTGGTTCCGTACGCCGCCCTTGTCGTGGTGCTGCTGTGGCGGCCGAGGGGCCTGGCTGGCAGGAGGGCATCATGA
- a CDS encoding ABC transporter substrate-binding protein: protein MKKVVPIAALALATSVALAACGSPGGSSADTDSSGGGTSPIKVALIPPSTGALAQYGTDEVRGWQLAVDEVNAAGGVDGHPVELIKKTTDGKSGTTLQAAREAVTKDGARFIGAVMTSTEAAALNAQLGSLGALAFHATAKDAGLVGKQCVANSFHIVQTDTMDINALASALKTMPGTKWAIQAVDYSTGHSAADTFTEAARAAGKQVVLQQFAPLNTTDFGSYITKIKSSGADALFAVEYGADGVAFVKQAAQFDLASQVKTVLGFNMVSEPLFPVLGDGVTGYYNNVGYDVHADNELNKKFVAAYAAKYGSAPYYVPADNYLAAKTLFAAVEKAGSTDPDEVGAALDGLTFDSIVGPVTMRGADHQLLRPSYLGQVAGSDTGLEFKILASAPASQTSPTPSPDCDL, encoded by the coding sequence ATGAAGAAGGTTGTTCCGATCGCGGCGCTCGCGCTGGCGACATCCGTCGCGCTGGCCGCGTGCGGTTCGCCCGGCGGGAGTTCGGCGGACACCGACTCGTCCGGCGGCGGCACCTCACCGATCAAGGTGGCGCTCATCCCACCGAGTACTGGAGCGCTCGCCCAGTACGGAACCGACGAGGTGAGGGGGTGGCAGCTCGCGGTCGACGAGGTCAACGCCGCAGGCGGGGTCGACGGTCATCCGGTCGAGCTGATCAAGAAGACCACGGACGGAAAGAGCGGCACGACCTTACAAGCGGCGCGGGAGGCCGTGACGAAGGACGGCGCGCGGTTCATCGGCGCCGTCATGACCTCGACCGAGGCTGCGGCGCTCAACGCGCAGCTGGGCAGCCTCGGAGCGCTCGCCTTCCACGCGACAGCCAAGGACGCCGGTCTCGTCGGAAAGCAGTGCGTGGCGAACAGCTTCCACATCGTCCAGACCGACACGATGGACATCAATGCCCTGGCCTCGGCGCTCAAGACAATGCCGGGAACCAAGTGGGCGATCCAGGCGGTGGACTACTCGACCGGCCACAGTGCGGCCGACACCTTCACCGAGGCTGCGCGGGCGGCCGGCAAGCAGGTGGTGCTGCAGCAGTTCGCACCGCTGAACACGACGGACTTCGGCTCGTACATCACCAAGATCAAAAGTAGTGGCGCGGACGCCCTCTTCGCGGTCGAATACGGCGCCGACGGTGTCGCCTTCGTGAAGCAGGCCGCACAGTTCGATCTGGCTTCGCAGGTCAAGACGGTTCTCGGCTTCAACATGGTGTCCGAGCCCCTGTTCCCCGTCCTGGGCGACGGCGTCACCGGGTACTACAACAACGTCGGGTACGACGTGCACGCTGACAACGAGCTGAACAAGAAGTTCGTCGCCGCCTACGCGGCGAAGTACGGCAGCGCGCCCTACTACGTCCCGGCGGACAACTACCTGGCTGCGAAGACGCTGTTCGCGGCGGTCGAGAAGGCCGGAAGCACCGACCCCGACGAGGTCGGTGCCGCGCTGGACGGGCTCACCTTCGACAGCATCGTGGGGCCGGTGACGATGCGAGGAGCCGACCACCAGCTGCTGCGGCCGTCCTACCTGGGCCAGGTCGCGGGGTCCGACACCGGTCTGGAGTTCAAGATCCTCGCTTCGGCTCCGGCGAGCCAGACGTCACCGACACCCAGCCCTGACTGCGATCTGTGA
- a CDS encoding EamA family transporter, with translation MPELAAGTNRSLVALCLAVVWVLWGSVYLAIHVVIDEVAPFQAMAQRFLLAGLILSVIVVARRGPRAMRVTRSQGVSLVITGVLLLGLGNGLQALAQVKGLPSGVAALIAASVPAWAVLLRILAGERPAWLTVAGVGIGFAGLVMLVLLGRGLGETMPVAGVLLCVGSSLSWTVGSYLQGTVDLPGDILVVAACQQIVAFLCSAVLAGASGERVSLAYSARGWAALAFLVVACSIVAFLAFAWLLTHVPLSLTATHAYVNPVVALLLGWAILAEPVGLAVLVGGGLVLSSVALVVTAERAPRPGVEQVATQGEAS, from the coding sequence GTGCCTGAACTCGCTGCGGGCACCAACAGATCGCTCGTCGCGCTGTGTCTCGCGGTCGTATGGGTTCTGTGGGGATCGGTGTATCTGGCGATCCACGTGGTCATCGACGAGGTCGCGCCCTTTCAGGCAATGGCTCAGCGGTTCCTGCTCGCCGGGCTGATCCTGTCGGTCATCGTGGTCGCGCGCCGCGGGCCCCGAGCGATGCGTGTCACGCGTTCTCAGGGCGTCTCGCTGGTCATCACCGGCGTGCTCCTCCTGGGGCTCGGAAACGGGCTGCAGGCACTCGCCCAGGTCAAGGGGCTGCCCTCCGGGGTCGCCGCACTGATCGCGGCGTCTGTGCCGGCATGGGCTGTACTCCTGCGGATTCTCGCGGGAGAGCGCCCGGCGTGGCTCACCGTCGCGGGCGTGGGGATCGGCTTCGCGGGACTGGTCATGCTCGTTCTCCTCGGCCGGGGTCTCGGCGAGACGATGCCGGTCGCTGGTGTGCTGCTCTGCGTCGGGTCGAGCCTGAGCTGGACGGTCGGCTCGTACCTGCAGGGCACGGTCGATCTACCGGGGGACATCCTCGTCGTCGCGGCCTGTCAGCAGATCGTCGCCTTCCTGTGCTCGGCCGTTCTGGCGGGGGCGAGCGGGGAGCGTGTCAGCCTCGCCTACTCGGCACGGGGCTGGGCCGCGCTCGCCTTCCTGGTCGTCGCGTGCTCGATCGTCGCGTTCCTCGCGTTCGCCTGGCTGCTGACGCATGTGCCGCTGTCGCTGACGGCCACCCACGCCTACGTGAACCCGGTCGTGGCCCTGCTCCTCGGCTGGGCGATCCTCGCCGAGCCGGTCGGACTGGCTGTGCTCGTCGGCGGCGGCCTCGTCCTGAGCTCGGTTGCGCTCGTCGTCACGGCCGAGCGTGCCCCGCGACCTGGGGTGGAGCAGGTCGCCACGCAGGGTGAGGCGTCCTAG
- a CDS encoding LuxR C-terminal-related transcriptional regulator has product MSAHRQALAVVGRLTSAQEYADVEQPCPTDLHTLDGQLAILGGIVRDLLQDPRRDLLRTDVVELSQALHEMHTVRFAIHDSLGHERLRRLDALDHGLARLRRVTDQDTLLDVVCESAAVAGGFDRVMLSRVDDDEWRPWRSYSREIGPAERAFLGWMRETEPRIRLSHMLLENELVRRREPAIVSDASTDNRVYEPLARVARLASYVAAPIVSGERVIGILHADNRDGDVAEIDREILWFFATGFAQIFERSVLLARLRDQRTEVMHLLKSVEAALDELASSEIELASRAETTAPNVVRPLRPVVAERPRMLDGLLTGREQEVLALMATGATNERIARRLVIATDTVKSHVKQILRKLRVENRAEAIALYLRMTVGARED; this is encoded by the coding sequence GTGAGTGCGCACCGGCAGGCGCTTGCCGTTGTGGGGCGGCTGACCTCGGCGCAGGAGTATGCCGATGTCGAGCAGCCGTGCCCGACGGATCTACATACCCTCGACGGTCAGCTGGCGATCCTCGGCGGCATTGTGCGCGACCTCCTCCAGGACCCGCGGCGGGACCTTCTGCGCACGGATGTCGTCGAGCTGAGCCAGGCGCTGCATGAAATGCACACGGTCCGCTTCGCCATCCATGACAGCCTGGGACATGAGAGGCTGCGCCGCCTCGACGCTCTTGATCACGGTCTGGCGCGGCTTCGTCGTGTCACTGACCAGGACACCCTGCTCGATGTCGTCTGTGAGTCCGCGGCCGTGGCGGGTGGCTTCGACCGGGTCATGCTGTCGCGGGTCGACGATGACGAGTGGCGGCCGTGGCGGAGCTACTCGCGCGAGATCGGCCCGGCCGAGCGGGCGTTCCTGGGCTGGATGCGCGAGACCGAGCCCAGGATCCGACTCTCCCACATGCTTCTGGAGAACGAACTGGTCCGAAGGCGCGAGCCGGCGATCGTATCGGACGCGTCCACGGACAACCGCGTCTATGAGCCGCTGGCCCGGGTCGCTCGGTTGGCCTCGTACGTCGCGGCGCCGATCGTCAGCGGCGAGCGGGTCATCGGGATACTGCACGCGGACAACCGGGACGGCGACGTGGCCGAAATCGACCGGGAGATCCTGTGGTTCTTCGCGACCGGGTTCGCCCAGATCTTCGAGCGCTCGGTGCTCCTGGCCCGTCTGCGTGATCAGCGGACCGAGGTTATGCACCTTCTGAAGTCGGTCGAGGCGGCTCTCGACGAGCTCGCCTCGAGCGAGATCGAGCTGGCTTCGCGCGCCGAGACGACCGCACCCAACGTCGTCCGCCCATTGCGCCCGGTGGTGGCCGAGCGGCCGCGCATGCTCGACGGTCTGCTCACCGGTCGGGAGCAGGAGGTGCTGGCGTTGATGGCCACGGGCGCGACGAACGAGCGTATCGCCAGGCGCCTGGTCATCGCGACGGACACCGTGAAGTCGCATGTCAAGCAGATCCTGCGCAAGTTGCGGGTGGAGAACCGTGCCGAGGCCATCGCGCTGTACCTGCGCATGACGGTCGGTGCGCGGGAGGACTGA
- a CDS encoding acyl-CoA dehydrogenase family protein, whose translation MDISLPEDVTAFIAALDRFIDIQIKPIEEKHPEYFDHRREFTRTDLERGGIPSARWREIMQEARVLADKAGFYRYPLPAALGGGDGTNVAMAAIREHLAHRGPGLHAELSHEASVVANLPLALVLHEYGTDEQKETYLERLVSGAMEMAFGLTEPNHGSDATWLETRAVRDGTDWVISGAKRWNSVVDVAEVDLVFARTGGEDGKASGITAFLVPTSAPGFEVPFYWWTFNMPTDHAEVRLNDVRVPGSAVVGEVGRGLDCAQLFVHENRIRQAASSLGAAQFCVDQSVRYTDERRLFGGRMRDYQGIQWQLVELQTEAELVRNTLYKTAWEMDVRGRTAVSDKVAMVNVRGNRLACDAADRAMQIHGGVGYSRHYPFEHIYRHHRRYRITEGSDELQYRRIAAAMWDFRSNRRPDA comes from the coding sequence ATGGACATCTCGCTCCCCGAGGACGTCACGGCCTTCATCGCCGCGCTCGATCGTTTCATCGACATCCAGATAAAGCCGATCGAGGAAAAGCACCCCGAGTACTTCGACCACCGACGTGAGTTCACCCGCACCGATCTGGAACGAGGCGGCATTCCGTCAGCCCGGTGGCGCGAGATCATGCAGGAGGCGCGGGTGCTGGCCGACAAGGCCGGCTTCTACCGGTACCCCCTGCCCGCGGCACTTGGCGGAGGCGACGGCACCAACGTCGCGATGGCCGCGATCCGGGAGCATCTCGCCCACCGCGGCCCGGGCCTGCACGCGGAACTGAGCCACGAGGCCTCGGTGGTGGCGAACCTGCCGCTGGCACTCGTGCTGCACGAGTACGGCACCGACGAGCAGAAGGAGACGTACCTGGAACGGCTCGTCTCCGGTGCCATGGAGATGGCGTTCGGACTCACCGAGCCGAACCACGGCAGCGACGCCACCTGGCTGGAGACACGGGCTGTCCGCGACGGCACCGACTGGGTCATCAGCGGTGCCAAGCGCTGGAACAGCGTCGTCGACGTGGCGGAGGTCGACCTCGTCTTCGCCCGGACCGGTGGCGAGGACGGCAAGGCGTCCGGGATCACCGCGTTCCTGGTGCCGACCAGTGCGCCGGGCTTCGAGGTCCCGTTCTACTGGTGGACCTTCAACATGCCGACCGACCATGCGGAGGTGCGCCTGAACGACGTCCGCGTGCCCGGCAGCGCTGTTGTCGGCGAGGTGGGGCGCGGACTGGACTGCGCGCAGCTGTTCGTCCACGAGAACCGGATCAGGCAGGCGGCATCCTCGCTGGGCGCGGCGCAGTTCTGCGTGGACCAGAGCGTGCGGTACACGGACGAGCGCCGGCTCTTCGGCGGGAGGATGCGGGACTACCAGGGCATCCAGTGGCAGCTCGTCGAGCTGCAGACCGAGGCTGAACTGGTGCGCAACACGTTGTACAAGACCGCCTGGGAGATGGACGTACGCGGCCGGACGGCCGTGAGCGACAAGGTGGCCATGGTCAACGTGCGCGGCAACCGGCTGGCGTGTGACGCCGCCGATCGTGCGATGCAGATTCACGGAGGGGTCGGTTACAGCAGGCACTACCCCTTCGAGCACATCTACCGGCATCACCGGCGTTATCGGATCACGGAGGGGTCCGACGAGCTCCAGTACCGCCGGATCGCCGCGGCGATGTGGGACTTCAGGTCCAACCGCCGCCCAGACGCGTGA
- a CDS encoding MaoC family dehydratase produces the protein MEALQGVDALRAKVGRQLGTSSWHDVTQERIQAFADATEDWERIHLDPARAAQTPWGVTIVHGLYTLSLGPKFLYEIFSMSGHRLALNYGFDKVRFLSPVLVGSRIRMAAHLTGEERIRGGSKFRITQTFEIQDAGRPACVAESVVAYFD, from the coding sequence ATGGAGGCCTTGCAGGGAGTCGACGCGCTGCGCGCGAAGGTGGGGCGGCAGCTGGGGACCAGTTCCTGGCACGACGTCACCCAGGAACGAATCCAGGCGTTCGCCGACGCCACCGAGGACTGGGAGCGGATTCACCTCGATCCGGCCCGTGCCGCGCAGACACCGTGGGGGGTAACGATCGTGCACGGGCTCTACACGTTGTCGCTCGGCCCGAAATTCCTCTACGAGATCTTCTCGATGAGCGGCCACCGGCTCGCCCTGAACTACGGATTCGACAAGGTGCGTTTTCTCTCCCCCGTGCTCGTCGGCTCGCGGATACGGATGGCCGCCCACCTCACCGGTGAGGAGCGCATCCGCGGCGGGTCGAAGTTCCGGATCACGCAGACCTTCGAGATCCAGGACGCGGGCAGGCCCGCCTGTGTCGCCGAGTCCGTCGTCGCGTATTTCGACTGA